The Coleofasciculus sp. FACHB-1120 DNA window GGCAGCCGTGGCAGCCATGCATCTATCCCAATTCCCGACCAAATCTTGTTAACAAGAGCAGTATTGGCGCGAGTACAGAACTTACTTTCATATTGCTCAAGATTGGGGGATGCACGAATCAACAGCACAACGGACAGTGAAAAGAATTAAAAATTAATTAATAAAATCTGGAGGTGGTGCTAAACAAGTAATGATGCATTATAATCATGCACAAAATACCAAATGGCACCAATGTGATTCTCTAAGGACTTGGAAAAGGATAAGGTTTTTCGGACTAATCGAGACACCCGTTGTCTCAATGTGTTGTTGAATCGCTCAATGTAACTCGTTTTGCCAGTTTCTTTACCCACTGCTCGATGCCGCTTGCTCGGTAGAACTGCCGCATACGCTACCCAAAAATCCGTATAAACAACCGCGCATTGGC harbors:
- a CDS encoding IS1 family transposase, with amino-acid sequence QCAVVYTDFWVAYAAVLPSKRHRAVGKETGKTSYIERFNNTLRQRVSRLVRKTLSFSKSLENHIGAIWYFVHDYNASLLV